Proteins encoded by one window of Shewanella avicenniae:
- a CDS encoding YnbE family lipoprotein, whose product MKTLPKVLGLLLAGYLVSACTPTVKIEPPDKPIVINLNVKIEHEIRIKVDKALDDLLTDTALF is encoded by the coding sequence ATGAAAACATTACCTAAAGTGCTCGGTTTGCTGTTAGCGGGTTATCTCGTTAGCGCATGTACCCCAACGGTGAAAATTGAGCCACCCGATAAACCCATAGTGATCAACCTCAACGTCAAAATTGAGCATGAAATCCGCATCAAGGTGGACAAAGCCTTGGACGATCTGCTCACCGATACCGCGCTGTTCTAA
- the cbiM gene encoding cobalt transporter CbiM yields MAHIPEGVVSAPVLIGAGVVAVAALCYAVRKLDYAKIPHAAVLAACFFVASLIAVPAGPSSVHLLLNGLMGLLLGWTAVPAIMVALALQAVFFGFGGPLVLGVNALNIALPALIVAGLFSGLLSKAIIQRQTRRIYLLGGLAGLIGVVGTGAMVCFTLIVSYNAYRTAANIIALTYLPLAIVEALVTATIVGFIAKVAPEMLTKVVYNAATAENSELSAAKEPQNAEVL; encoded by the coding sequence ATGGCGCATATTCCTGAAGGTGTGGTTTCAGCGCCAGTGCTAATTGGCGCTGGCGTGGTGGCTGTCGCGGCACTCTGTTACGCGGTGCGTAAATTGGATTACGCCAAAATCCCTCATGCCGCGGTGTTAGCCGCCTGCTTTTTTGTGGCCTCGTTAATTGCTGTACCGGCAGGACCTAGCAGTGTGCATCTGCTGCTCAACGGCTTGATGGGCTTATTACTGGGTTGGACTGCGGTGCCAGCCATTATGGTTGCCTTGGCGTTGCAAGCGGTGTTTTTCGGTTTTGGTGGTCCGTTAGTGCTCGGTGTGAATGCGCTCAATATTGCGCTGCCGGCGTTAATCGTGGCTGGGCTATTCAGTGGATTGCTATCAAAAGCGATTATACAGCGACAAACTCGGCGTATTTATCTGCTCGGTGGGTTAGCGGGGTTAATCGGTGTGGTGGGCACCGGCGCAATGGTCTGTTTCACTTTGATTGTCAGCTACAATGCCTATCGTACCGCCGCCAATATTATCGCGCTGACATATCTGCCATTGGCGATTGTTGAAGCGTTAGTCACCGCCACCATCGTTGGTTTTATTGCCAAAGTTGCACCAGAGATGCTGACAAAGGTCGTGTATAACGCCGCTACGGCAGAAAATAGTGAATTGAGCGCTGCGAAGGAGCCGCAAAATGCTGAGGTCTTGTAA
- a CDS encoding LysR family transcriptional regulator, which yields MKLHQLDLNLLLAFDALMIERNVTRAAARIYLSQPAMSHALNRLRQAFNDPLLVRTPQGMLPTERALSLHQGVQQALKLLEQQLDAPEQFDPASSNRRFVISTTDYVECVLIPPLIAKLNQLAPGVHIEIEILRETIPEVELANGDIDLVLGFDEYMQVPAYLARETWLSEPLAALVRREHPSITEQISLQQLVETPHVFHSPLGTHDSIIDRYLKSQGLTRQISVNSQSYMSAAAIVSQTDHLLVLPARVAKMLCVSGQLRQVALPNDMPNYQLNCVWHPVHQGLAPLNWLKGLMRGLVHQ from the coding sequence ATGAAATTACACCAACTCGACCTCAATTTACTGTTGGCATTTGACGCCTTGATGATCGAGCGTAATGTCACCCGTGCTGCGGCGCGGATTTATCTTAGCCAACCGGCCATGAGCCATGCCCTGAATCGACTGCGGCAAGCGTTCAATGATCCCTTGTTAGTGCGCACGCCGCAGGGCATGTTACCGACCGAGCGCGCCTTGTCGCTGCATCAAGGAGTACAACAAGCGCTTAAGCTGTTAGAACAACAACTTGATGCGCCAGAACAGTTTGATCCTGCCAGTTCAAATCGGCGCTTTGTGATCAGTACTACCGACTATGTGGAATGCGTGCTGATCCCGCCGCTGATCGCCAAGCTCAATCAGCTGGCGCCCGGAGTACATATTGAAATTGAGATCCTGCGCGAAACCATCCCAGAGGTGGAATTAGCCAATGGTGACATTGATCTGGTGTTGGGCTTTGATGAATATATGCAAGTACCCGCTTATTTGGCGCGGGAAACTTGGCTGAGTGAACCCTTGGCGGCATTGGTGCGGCGTGAGCATCCGAGTATCACCGAGCAGATCAGTTTGCAGCAGTTGGTTGAAACGCCCCATGTGTTTCACTCGCCACTTGGCACTCACGATTCCATCATTGACCGATATCTGAAAAGCCAAGGGCTGACGCGGCAGATTTCGGTGAACAGTCAGAGTTATATGTCGGCGGCGGCTATTGTCAGTCAAACCGATCACTTGCTGGTATTGCCAGCACGGGTGGCTAAGATGCTCTGTGTCAGCGGCCAATTGCGGCAGGTGGCTTTGCCCAATGATATGCCCAATTATCAGCTCAACTGCGTTTGGCATCCGGTGCATCAAGGCTTAGCACCGTTAAATTGGTTAAAAGGATTGATGCGAGGCTTAGTTCATCAGTAA
- a CDS encoding intermembrane phospholipid transport protein YdbH family protein, which yields MRRLKRTLVWFSASILIVLALLCALLGYLWQQPAWLVPQLNQYLAPYQLQFSQLQWRIANNRTLEFPALTFSYAGNQLSFEQVSLSLKQPLTLTQLWDWYQLPSAQRYQQLSQAMAAIRYQSATVSVPVTQLLPSDSTEPLWLPLVGDIPELDFGVTQIKLLPDANAADQNANSGFALQLSRLQLAKDGEFHTELSSNHVDSPPLLRLDGELPTADLANAIWQLETKLSFNTLYQLQQQLNDAGLQPLVAAYPWLASNWPLASMQAGGELSAKLQLTIKNGALDAAVCWRDPVVRFPDAENSSLLLTGNSTAAQVVDNCPTQALAMRYQATDNQSRLTLAPLQLALLLTSQQRQAWSQLLAVSDDTQRQLSNTLKRLQQQVHINDASVSESDAELGLTVDLNQGLTLNTFDAGELRATIPALKLSPRVFDWFNQQQLQLKLTNTELALAAPFSAEALTTQAALAFSSDWQLLLALPQGIRVDDANWSASSRAANIALAGEVKWTGDNQQASLTLSPAAQVTLAQLTAKVGDKQLSANNFNASQRQQATVLWQNGKLSVSLPATDNQLRQITGELPPYQLSVNQLDVGLPALQNISLDTRQPLWPQLQQQTAKGQFSVSASQPHLAQRKQTRLGMQQQSLINLRTLQLLQQLDWQHGQLHSVEQWQVDDVTLHSQHHFSPSADGYQINADWQLQTPLATLQQIAAKNMQWQPDWQLNGISSLSAKVALQQRAQQLTLDVTMQPKLSDANGHYQQMPFSGLSLQAACRYQLSVTPANVDTSQIGCQQVSLHADSFNPGIALSQIDINGSGDFTPSAPAEIRDSWLLPGFSAAVLQLDASAQALNGTMTIPDFNFDLNGQSSGYLLVRGMDIEQLLQQHPQQSISATGVFDGVLPLTIADRKVAITGGHLAARYPGVIEVHNTPAIAQMRANQAYLDYVLDFLQQLQYEEILGQLDMADSGDAHIQLSIKGHGQGIERPVHLNYSHEENLLQLLQSLTIGEKLQTGLEASMQ from the coding sequence TTGCGCCGGTTAAAACGGACGTTAGTGTGGTTCAGCGCCAGCATTCTCATAGTGCTGGCCTTGCTATGTGCCTTACTCGGCTATCTTTGGCAGCAACCCGCTTGGCTGGTGCCACAATTGAACCAGTACCTCGCGCCCTATCAACTGCAATTTAGCCAACTGCAGTGGCGTATTGCCAATAACCGCACGCTTGAATTTCCCGCGCTTACCTTTAGTTATGCCGGTAACCAGCTGAGTTTTGAGCAGGTATCTTTGTCACTGAAGCAGCCATTAACGCTTACCCAACTGTGGGATTGGTATCAACTGCCGAGCGCGCAGCGTTACCAACAGCTCAGTCAAGCAATGGCTGCCATTCGCTACCAATCGGCAACAGTTAGCGTGCCTGTGACGCAATTGCTGCCCTCCGACAGCACTGAGCCGTTATGGCTACCTTTGGTGGGCGATATCCCCGAGCTCGACTTCGGTGTCACCCAAATCAAACTGCTGCCTGATGCCAATGCTGCAGATCAAAATGCAAACAGCGGATTTGCGCTGCAACTTAGCCGCTTGCAGTTGGCAAAAGATGGTGAGTTTCATACCGAGCTTTCCAGCAATCACGTCGACAGTCCGCCGCTACTCAGGCTTGATGGCGAATTACCGACTGCCGATTTGGCGAACGCTATCTGGCAGTTAGAAACGAAGTTATCGTTCAACACCTTGTATCAACTGCAACAACAGCTTAATGATGCCGGGCTGCAGCCGTTAGTCGCGGCCTACCCTTGGTTGGCATCGAATTGGCCACTGGCATCGATGCAAGCTGGCGGAGAACTGAGCGCCAAGCTGCAACTGACTATCAAAAATGGCGCGCTGGATGCGGCAGTTTGTTGGCGAGATCCGGTGGTAAGATTCCCAGATGCCGAAAATTCGTCATTACTGTTAACTGGCAATTCTACAGCGGCTCAGGTGGTGGATAACTGCCCTACGCAAGCACTGGCAATGCGATATCAGGCAACCGATAACCAAAGCAGGCTAACCCTCGCACCGCTGCAACTCGCGCTATTGCTAACATCGCAGCAACGCCAAGCGTGGAGCCAATTGTTGGCAGTCAGCGATGATACTCAGCGCCAACTGAGCAACACCCTCAAACGCTTGCAGCAGCAAGTCCATATCAATGATGCATCGGTAAGCGAAAGCGATGCTGAGCTGGGCTTAACCGTTGACCTCAACCAAGGGCTCACGCTCAACACTTTTGACGCTGGGGAGCTGCGAGCAACTATCCCCGCCCTCAAACTATCGCCCCGCGTGTTTGATTGGTTTAACCAGCAGCAACTGCAGTTAAAACTGACAAACACCGAACTGGCGCTCGCTGCTCCGTTTTCAGCTGAAGCACTGACGACACAAGCGGCACTGGCATTCAGCAGTGATTGGCAATTGCTGCTGGCGTTACCACAAGGGATTCGTGTTGATGACGCTAACTGGTCAGCATCCTCCCGCGCGGCCAATATCGCATTGGCGGGTGAAGTGAAATGGACTGGTGATAACCAGCAGGCAAGCCTAACATTGTCACCAGCTGCACAAGTGACGTTAGCGCAACTGACAGCGAAAGTTGGTGATAAGCAACTGTCGGCAAACAACTTTAACGCCAGTCAGCGCCAGCAAGCCACTGTGCTTTGGCAAAATGGCAAGCTCAGCGTTAGCTTGCCTGCCACCGACAACCAATTACGCCAAATAACCGGTGAGTTGCCGCCCTATCAACTGAGTGTGAACCAGCTGGATGTAGGGTTGCCCGCATTGCAGAACATCTCCCTAGATACTCGCCAACCGCTATGGCCCCAGTTGCAGCAACAAACCGCCAAGGGTCAATTCAGTGTCAGCGCCAGCCAACCGCATCTGGCACAGCGCAAACAAACCCGTTTGGGGATGCAGCAACAAAGTTTAATCAACTTACGCACCCTGCAACTGCTGCAGCAACTTGATTGGCAGCACGGCCAGCTGCACAGCGTTGAACAATGGCAAGTGGATGATGTCACGCTCCACAGCCAACACCACTTCAGCCCCTCCGCTGACGGTTATCAAATCAACGCCGATTGGCAACTACAAACACCGTTGGCCACATTGCAGCAGATCGCAGCTAAGAATATGCAATGGCAACCGGATTGGCAGTTGAATGGCATCAGTAGCTTAAGCGCCAAGGTGGCACTGCAACAACGCGCTCAGCAGTTGACACTAGATGTCACCATGCAGCCTAAACTAAGCGATGCTAATGGCCATTATCAGCAGATGCCGTTTAGCGGTTTATCCCTACAGGCTGCTTGCCGCTATCAACTTTCAGTCACCCCAGCGAATGTGGATACCAGTCAAATTGGCTGCCAGCAGGTGAGCCTACACGCCGACAGTTTTAACCCCGGCATTGCCCTGAGTCAGATTGACATCAACGGCAGTGGCGATTTCACCCCTTCGGCCCCAGCAGAGATCCGTGATTCCTGGCTATTACCGGGATTTTCCGCCGCGGTGTTGCAGCTTGATGCATCCGCCCAAGCGCTTAATGGGACGATGACGATTCCTGATTTTAACTTCGATTTAAACGGACAATCGTCAGGTTACTTGCTGGTACGCGGCATGGATATCGAGCAACTGCTACAACAGCATCCACAGCAAAGCATTAGTGCCACTGGCGTGTTTGATGGCGTGCTACCCTTGACCATTGCCGATCGCAAAGTCGCTATCACTGGTGGCCATTTGGCCGCGCGTTATCCGGGGGTGATTGAGGTGCACAACACGCCGGCCATTGCTCAAATGCGCGCTAATCAAGCCTATCTCGACTATGTGCTCGATTTTCTACAGCAGTTGCAATATGAGGAGATTTTAGGGCAACTCGATATGGCCGATAGCGGTGATGCCCATATTCAACTCAGTATTAAAGGCCATGGTCAAGGCATAGAACGGCCAGTACACTTAAACTATTCTCATGAGGAAAATTTGCTGCAGCTACTGCAAAGTCTCACCATTGGTGAAAAATTGCAGACGGGGCTGGAAGCATCGATGCAGTAA
- the aguB gene encoding N-carbamoylputrescine amidase codes for MAKVTVAATQMACSWDTEANIKNAEKLVREAAAKGAQIILIQELFEAPYFCIDQSPEHFALAQTIEDSKLIKHFQTVAAELEVVLPISFFERRGNAHYNSLVMIDADGTMLDVYRKTHIPNGPAYQEKQFFTPGDTGFMVWQTRYAKVGVGICWDQWFPETARSLALLGAELIFFPTAIGSEPAYPDIDSQPHWTRVQQGHAAANLVPVIASNRIGTEKSKFIEGLEMTFYGSSFIADQTGALVAQADKTSECVLVHEFDLAEIDKQRISWGLFRDRRPAMYEAILTSDGETSW; via the coding sequence ATGGCAAAAGTTACCGTCGCTGCGACCCAAATGGCTTGTTCTTGGGATACCGAAGCGAACATCAAAAACGCCGAAAAATTGGTGCGTGAAGCCGCTGCCAAAGGCGCACAAATCATTTTGATCCAAGAGCTGTTTGAAGCACCGTATTTTTGCATCGATCAAAGCCCAGAACACTTTGCACTGGCGCAAACCATCGAAGACAGCAAACTGATCAAGCATTTCCAAACAGTTGCGGCTGAGCTGGAAGTGGTGCTGCCGATTTCATTCTTTGAACGTCGTGGCAATGCTCACTACAACTCATTGGTGATGATTGATGCCGACGGCACCATGCTGGACGTTTATCGTAAAACCCATATTCCTAACGGCCCTGCCTATCAAGAAAAGCAATTCTTCACGCCTGGCGACACTGGCTTTATGGTGTGGCAAACCCGTTACGCCAAAGTGGGTGTGGGCATTTGCTGGGATCAATGGTTCCCAGAAACTGCACGTAGCCTAGCACTGTTGGGCGCTGAGTTGATCTTTTTCCCAACCGCAATTGGCTCAGAGCCAGCATACCCAGATATTGACTCACAACCACATTGGACCCGCGTTCAACAAGGTCATGCGGCCGCCAACTTGGTACCAGTGATTGCGTCTAACCGTATCGGGACTGAGAAGAGTAAATTCATCGAAGGTTTGGAAATGACCTTCTACGGTTCTTCTTTCATTGCCGACCAAACTGGCGCATTGGTAGCGCAAGCGGACAAAACCAGCGAGTGCGTACTGGTGCATGAATTTGATTTGGCTGAAATCGACAAGCAACGCATCTCTTGGGGCTTGTTCCGTGACCGTCGCCCAGCGATGTACGAAGCAATTTTGACATCTGACGGCGAAACCAGCTGGTAA
- the cbiQ gene encoding cobalt ECF transporter T component CbiQ, with translation MLATQLQAKHQQSLLMRCDPRVNMLAAGVFTLFALLLQQVLPLLLMLVLGGLLNLVSGTQWRSMLTRLLAFETFMLLLVLMLPFSVAGDTWFSVAGVDASIQGATQALAIWLRGNAVVLALLALLAIREPINLGYGAAALGFPVKLIHLFMMTVRYIQVLGEEFQRLRNAMKARAFTPASNWHTWRSYGWLMGMLLVRSMERAQRIVDAMRCRGFDGSLYLRSQLRWQRSDSLLLLGLSLISLLPLLWQLFGE, from the coding sequence ATGCTGGCCACTCAACTTCAAGCTAAACACCAACAAAGCCTGCTGATGCGGTGTGACCCGCGGGTCAATATGCTCGCCGCGGGCGTGTTCACTTTATTCGCCCTATTGCTGCAGCAAGTGTTGCCTCTGCTGCTGATGCTGGTGCTTGGCGGCTTGTTGAATTTGGTCAGCGGCACCCAGTGGCGCTCCATGCTCACGCGGTTATTGGCCTTTGAAACCTTTATGTTGCTGCTGGTACTGATGCTGCCGTTTTCGGTTGCTGGTGATACTTGGTTCAGTGTTGCCGGTGTTGATGCATCGATTCAAGGCGCGACTCAGGCGCTGGCCATTTGGCTACGTGGCAACGCAGTCGTGTTGGCCTTGTTGGCGTTATTGGCGATTCGAGAACCGATCAATTTGGGCTATGGTGCGGCGGCACTGGGGTTTCCGGTCAAATTGATCCACCTGTTTATGATGACAGTGCGCTACATCCAAGTGCTGGGCGAAGAGTTCCAGCGCTTGCGTAATGCGATGAAGGCGCGAGCCTTTACGCCTGCCAGTAATTGGCACACTTGGCGCAGCTACGGTTGGCTGATGGGGATGTTGCTGGTGCGCAGCATGGAGCGGGCGCAGCGGATTGTTGATGCCATGCGCTGCCGCGGTTTTGATGGCAGCCTGTATTTGCGCTCGCAACTGCGTTGGCAGCGTAGCGATAGTCTGCTGCTACTGGGGTTGAGCCTAATATCGTTATTGCCGCTGTTGTGGCAACTGTTTGGAGAATAG
- a CDS encoding DUF4198 domain-containing protein, giving the protein MLSIADLKRTRMLCCVLLSLCCSTAVHAHFLELIPTTDIVASPAQAKLGFTLQFTHPMAQGPVMPLALPSQFAVVGPMGKQDLLPSLVSKNSDKAQYFNAEYQIKRPGDYLFYVQPQPYWEPAEAKMIVHYTKVVVDAYGMEAGWDTELGLPTEIVPLTRPFGLWTGNLFQGVVKQAGKPVPFAEVEVEWRNDGSITPPSDPYITQVLHADANGTFSYVMPKAGWWGFAALTEADSTMTNPEGKQVPVEQGGLIWVFARDMK; this is encoded by the coding sequence ATGTTGTCGATTGCTGACCTTAAACGCACACGGATGCTGTGCTGCGTACTGTTAAGTTTGTGCTGCTCAACGGCAGTCCATGCGCATTTTCTTGAATTGATCCCCACGACTGACATTGTCGCTTCGCCCGCGCAAGCAAAGCTCGGTTTTACCCTGCAATTTACCCATCCTATGGCGCAAGGGCCTGTGATGCCATTAGCTTTGCCCAGCCAGTTTGCAGTTGTTGGCCCAATGGGAAAACAAGATTTACTCCCGAGTCTTGTTTCGAAGAATAGTGATAAAGCGCAGTACTTTAATGCCGAGTATCAGATCAAACGCCCCGGCGATTATCTGTTTTATGTGCAACCGCAACCTTACTGGGAACCGGCTGAAGCCAAGATGATTGTGCATTACACCAAGGTGGTGGTCGATGCCTATGGCATGGAAGCTGGCTGGGATACCGAACTCGGTTTGCCGACCGAAATTGTGCCATTAACCCGACCATTTGGTTTGTGGACCGGCAATCTGTTTCAAGGGGTAGTGAAGCAAGCGGGCAAGCCTGTGCCATTTGCTGAGGTAGAGGTGGAATGGCGCAATGATGGCAGCATTACGCCGCCCTCAGATCCTTACATTACTCAAGTGCTACATGCTGATGCTAATGGCACTTTCAGCTACGTGATGCCGAAAGCGGGCTGGTGGGGATTTGCCGCGTTAACTGAGGCAGACAGCACCATGACCAACCCAGAGGGCAAGCAGGTGCCCGTGGAGCAGGGCGGTCTTATCTGGGTGTTTGCCCGCGATATGAAGTAG
- a CDS encoding GNAT family N-acetyltransferase has translation MNKVEINIVKVNYRHPKQGADLLSLMQHYAQDPMGGGRPLSDKVIVQLLPTLASTPTALSLLAYQGERAVGLANCFLAFSTFNCAPILNIHDLVVHNSMRRQGVGQQLLAVAEQHAKALDCCKLTLEVLSGNTSARDAYIKAGFAPYQLRADSGTAEFWQKPLG, from the coding sequence GTGAACAAGGTTGAGATCAATATCGTCAAAGTGAATTACCGCCATCCCAAACAAGGCGCCGATCTGCTGAGCTTAATGCAACATTACGCCCAAGATCCCATGGGCGGTGGACGCCCATTAAGTGATAAAGTGATTGTGCAGCTGCTGCCCACCTTGGCGTCGACGCCGACAGCACTCAGCTTGCTGGCTTATCAAGGTGAGCGTGCCGTTGGTTTAGCGAATTGCTTTCTCGCATTCTCGACCTTTAATTGTGCGCCGATCCTCAATATTCATGATCTGGTGGTGCATAACAGCATGCGCCGCCAAGGGGTGGGGCAGCAACTATTGGCTGTGGCAGAACAACACGCCAAAGCGCTTGATTGTTGCAAGCTGACCTTAGAAGTGTTGTCCGGCAATACCTCTGCGCGAGATGCGTATATCAAAGCGGGATTTGCGCCGTATCAATTGCGTGCCGATAGCGGTACCGCAGAGTTTTGGCAAAAACCGTTGGGCTAA
- a CDS encoding YdbL family protein, which yields MKFRLITLFATLALSFAAFALDLQSAKDQGLVGEQTNGYLAALKSTADVTALVNDVNAKRTAAYQQIAQKNGISADDVAKLAAKKIIAKAEKGHMVQDSSGSWVKK from the coding sequence ATGAAATTTCGTTTGATCACCTTATTCGCCACATTGGCATTAAGTTTTGCCGCCTTTGCACTGGATTTACAAAGTGCCAAAGATCAAGGGCTGGTTGGCGAGCAGACTAACGGCTACCTCGCGGCGTTAAAAAGCACTGCAGATGTCACCGCGTTAGTGAACGACGTGAATGCCAAGCGCACGGCAGCATACCAGCAGATTGCCCAGAAAAACGGCATCAGCGCCGATGACGTGGCCAAGTTAGCGGCCAAAAAGATCATTGCTAAAGCGGAAAAAGGCCATATGGTACAAGACAGTAGCGGAAGCTGGGTAAAAAAATAA
- a CDS encoding energy-coupling factor ABC transporter ATP-binding protein: protein MTGTMKITHPLLSVTDLAVNYAQRSVFNGVSFDLYPKERLALVGANGAGKSTLLRTLIGLNQQFSGQIVGLGQRCRQEAEFQQLRKKVGFLFQDSDDQLFCPTVIEDVAFGPLNLGLSAEQAQQKALAVLASLGMAEFAERITYRLSGGEKRMIALATVLAMEPEVLLLDEPTNGLDEAAQQRLLRHLDSLPQAMIIVSHDRSVLERLATRAVLLEAGQLTKAVMHRHPHEHLHVHAEARIIGSAHEQEHQ from the coding sequence GTGACTGGCACGATGAAAATTACCCATCCGTTGCTTTCGGTCACCGATTTAGCGGTGAATTACGCCCAGCGCAGCGTATTCAATGGCGTGAGCTTTGATCTGTATCCCAAAGAGCGGCTGGCACTGGTCGGGGCAAATGGCGCGGGTAAATCGACGCTATTACGTACCTTGATTGGCCTAAACCAGCAGTTTAGCGGCCAAATCGTTGGCTTGGGTCAGCGATGCCGTCAAGAAGCAGAGTTTCAGCAGTTGCGTAAAAAAGTGGGCTTTTTGTTTCAGGATTCGGATGACCAACTGTTCTGCCCAACGGTGATTGAAGATGTGGCGTTTGGGCCACTTAATCTTGGGCTGAGTGCCGAGCAAGCGCAGCAAAAAGCGTTAGCCGTGTTAGCATCGCTGGGGATGGCCGAGTTTGCTGAGCGGATTACCTATCGCTTGTCGGGCGGCGAAAAGCGCATGATTGCTTTGGCCACTGTATTAGCGATGGAGCCCGAAGTGTTGTTATTGGATGAGCCGACCAACGGATTAGATGAAGCGGCGCAGCAGCGGTTATTGCGCCATCTTGATAGCTTGCCGCAGGCGATGATTATCGTGTCGCATGATCGCAGTGTGTTAGAGCGCTTGGCAACCCGTGCGGTGTTGCTGGAAGCCGGGCAACTGACCAAAGCGGTAATGCATCGCCATCCCCATGAACATCTGCATGTTCACGCCGAAGCGCGCATTATTGGCAGCGCTCATGAGCAAGAGCATCAATAG
- the aguA gene encoding agmatine deiminase: MANTLHSLPRTNGFYMPAEWAPQQAVWMIWPYRPDNWRENATIAQKTFADVAKAIAGATPVFMAVPAGQMTLAKTVMPAEVTLVPMESNDCWTRDSGPTMVINGEGECRGIDWGFNAWGGLQGGLYFPWDKDELVANSILKHHGWKRYVAPLILEGGSIHVDGEGTCLTTEECLLNCNRNPELTREQIEEYLKQYLNVEKIIWLPEGVFMDETDGHVDNMCCFARPGEVILHWTDDESDPQYARSKAALDVLQNTTDAKGRQLKVHLLPQPGPLFCTAEEAAGVSAGTGVPRTASERLAGSYVNFLITNNRIVYPLLDEATDGIAAEKLQAIFPEHEIVGVAAREILLGGGNIHCITQQIPAA, encoded by the coding sequence ATGGCTAATACGCTACATAGTTTGCCGCGTACTAACGGCTTCTATATGCCTGCAGAGTGGGCGCCACAACAAGCGGTATGGATGATTTGGCCCTACCGCCCTGATAACTGGCGCGAAAATGCCACTATCGCGCAAAAAACCTTTGCCGACGTGGCAAAGGCGATTGCTGGCGCAACCCCAGTATTTATGGCAGTACCGGCGGGACAGATGACGCTGGCCAAAACCGTTATGCCGGCTGAAGTGACGCTGGTACCGATGGAAAGCAACGACTGCTGGACTCGGGATAGCGGCCCAACCATGGTGATTAATGGTGAAGGTGAATGTCGCGGTATCGACTGGGGCTTTAACGCTTGGGGCGGTTTACAAGGTGGCTTGTACTTCCCATGGGACAAAGATGAATTGGTCGCCAACAGCATTCTCAAACATCACGGCTGGAAGCGTTATGTGGCACCACTCATCCTTGAAGGTGGCTCAATCCACGTCGATGGTGAAGGCACCTGCTTAACGACTGAAGAGTGTTTGCTGAACTGCAACCGCAACCCAGAGCTGACTCGCGAGCAGATTGAAGAGTATTTGAAGCAATACTTGAACGTGGAAAAAATCATCTGGTTGCCGGAAGGCGTGTTTATGGATGAAACCGATGGCCACGTTGACAACATGTGCTGTTTTGCGCGCCCCGGTGAAGTGATTCTGCATTGGACTGATGATGAGTCCGATCCGCAATATGCGCGCTCGAAAGCCGCGTTGGATGTATTGCAGAACACCACCGATGCTAAAGGCCGCCAGCTGAAAGTGCATCTGCTACCACAACCTGGACCGTTATTCTGCACCGCAGAAGAAGCCGCAGGTGTGAGTGCTGGCACCGGTGTACCACGCACCGCGAGTGAACGTTTGGCCGGTTCCTATGTGAACTTCCTCATTACCAATAACCGTATCGTGTACCCGTTATTGGATGAGGCAACTGACGGCATTGCCGCTGAAAAACTGCAAGCTATCTTCCCTGAGCATGAGATTGTGGGCGTAGCTGCGCGCGAAATCCTGCTCGGTGGCGGCAATATTCACTGCATTACCCAGCAAATTCCTGCTGCGTAA